The window CCCCATCATGAGGAAAGTATTCTTATCAATTATCTTTCTGTCTTTTCTAACCACTATTTCTTTAGCTCAGCCTTCCATTAAAGCCGGTTTAAATATTGCTGAGTCAACCAATGTAGGCTTTGTTGGACTTAATCCTACTCTTGAAGTTGAACAACGTCTGATTTCTAATATTTCTGCAAATGTAACTTTAAATGGGTTCTGGGATTTTAACCAAGTTGAAGAATATGAACCTTTGTTTAAAGAAAAAAGCTATCACCGAAGCTTCTATTCAGATCTGGGGCTAAATATTAAGATCATAGATAAGGCTGTAGATTGGAGTATTGGTGCCGGTGGGTCTTACCAAGTGGGGGTAGAAAAATACGTAGATACTGCCGGCTGGAGAGATGGCCAACTTCAATTTTATGATACAAGGAAAACTAACTTTTCGAGATTCGGTATTCTTATCAGCAATACTATTGGATTTGGAAAGGTGGTTAACCTTAATATCAATATATATCGATTTAATTTCTGGGGTGAATACATGAGTATTGGCACGTCATTTAACCTTTACTAATTGAACGGTTGCAGTACCCAACACAGATATTAGCTATCTACCATAGGTTAAGATAAAGGTAAGCTATTTAAACAGTTAACTCACACATTAATGGAGATAGTCCTCCCTCCTACGCTAAAACTAACAAAGACTAAGTGCCATCTCCTTGCCTCCCTTCCATTTATTAGTTAATCTTTATTTCATAATTATCTTAAGGTCTTGGTACTTTATTGCTATGCATAAGGCATTGCCTGTACAAAAAAGAGACATTATTATGAAGAATTTCCGTTTTCTTTCCATTCCGGTAGTGTTGCTTCTTATATTAACCAGTTGTCAAAATACAACGGATCCCAATGTGACAGAAGAGACGTACAATATATCGATTAATAGTGGGGAGGTTTTTGAATACCCAACGGGAATTTCGGGTGAAGAGGAAGGGGCTACCATTGTCCGGCAGCCTGACAACTATGAGGTTAGCACTATTGTACGTGATTCTACAACAAACTGGGAGGCCGTCTATCAGTATCAACCCAAAGCTGGTTTTCAAGGAACTCAGAGTGTTGAGCTCAAACTTAGTATGGGTTCCGATGGAGCAAGTCCAAGCAGCAAGGTAACAGTGGTTAAACTGAATATTACGGTTGACTAACGTATTGTACCACTCTTCCTAAAGTGTTGCGCTGCTCCCTCCTTTTGCATAATACGGGTTAGATATCTACGATGGGTTTTGATATCAATAAACTTAGCTTCTATACCTTATTAGAATCCTAAAGCAAATATATATTAAATGTCAATTAAGAGAATAGTCCCAAACATTGAATCAGAAGCTCCCCAGAAGAGCATTGAATTTTACGAAGATTTCTTAGGATTAAAAGTAGCGATGGACATGGATTGGATCATTACTTTTATCTCAGAAAGTAATCCAACTTCCCAAGTAAGTATCATCCGAAATAATGAACCAGATGTACCGCATCCAGATGTTAGTATTGAAGTAGATGAGGTTGACCAAATATTTGCCAAGGCAAAAGATCAAAACATTGAGATTGTATACCCCCTTACTGATGAGCCTTGGGGCGTTCGTCGTTTCTTTGTCAAAGACCCCAATGGAAAAATCATCAATATTTTGAGTCATCTTTAATATAATCTATTCAGCCGTTTAGCT of the Fodinibius sp. Rm-B-1B1-1 genome contains:
- a CDS encoding VOC family protein, coding for MSIKRIVPNIESEAPQKSIEFYEDFLGLKVAMDMDWIITFISESNPTSQVSIIRNNEPDVPHPDVSIEVDEVDQIFAKAKDQNIEIVYPLTDEPWGVRRFFVKDPNGKIINILSHL